From a region of the Acomys russatus chromosome 4, mAcoRus1.1, whole genome shotgun sequence genome:
- the Raly gene encoding RNA-binding protein Raly isoform X2, producing the protein MSLKIQTSNVTNKNDPKSINSRVFIGNLNTAVVKKSDVETIFSKYGRVAGCSVHKGYAFVQYANERHARAAVLGENGRVLAGQTLDINMAGEPKPNRPKGLKRAATAIYRLFDYRGRLSPVPVPRAVPVKRPRVTVPLVRRVKTTIPVKLFARSTAITTGSTKIKLKSSELQTIKTELTQIKSNIDALLGRLEQIAEEQKANPDGKKKGDSSSSGGGGSSGGGSSGGSGNVGGGGGSGGGSGSSSSSRPLAPQEDTASEAGTPQGEVQTRDDGDEEGLLTHSEEELEHSQDTDAEDGALQ; encoded by the exons ATGTCCTTGAAGATCCAGACCAGCAATGTAACCAACAAGAACGACCCCAAGTCCATCAACTCTCGGGTCTTCATTGGAAACCTGAACACAGCTGTGGTAAAGAAGTCAGATGTGGAGACCATCTTTTCCAAGTATGGCCGTGTGGCTGGCTGTTCTGTGCACAAAGGCTATGCCTTCGTCCAGTACGCCAATGAGCGCCATGCCCGGGCAGCTGTGTTGGGGGAGAATGGGCGAGTACTGGCTGGACAGACCCTGG acataaacatggCTGGAGAGCCCAAGCCTAATAGACCCAAGGGGCTAAAGAGAGCAGCCACTGCCATATACAG GCTGTTTGATTATCGAGGCCGCCTTTCTCCAGTGCCTGTGCCCAGGGCAGTTCCAGTGAAGCGACCCCGTGTCACTGTCCCTTTGGTTCGCCGTGTCAAAACTACAATACCTGTCAAGCTCTTTGCTCGTTCCACAGCCATCACTACAGGCTCAACCAAAATCAAAT TGAAGAGCAGTGAGCTACAGACCATCAAAACAGAGCTGACACAGATCAAGTCCAACATCGATGCCCTGTTGGGTCGCTTGGAACAGATTGCTGAGGAGCAAAAGGCCAACCCAG ATGGCAAGAAGAAGGGTGACAGCAGCAGTAGTGGAGGAGGGGGCAGCAGTGGCGGTGGCAGCAGTGGCGGCAGTGGCAATgttggtggtggcggcggcagtggcggtggcagtggaagcagcagcagcagccggcCACTGGCCCCCCAAGAAGATACAGCTTCTGAGGCAGGCACACCCCAAGGAGAAGTCCAAACTcgagatgatggtgatgaggagGGACTGCTAACACATAGTGAGGAGGAGCTG GAGCATAGCCAGGACACAGATGCAGAAGATGGGGCCTTGCAGTAA
- the Raly gene encoding RNA-binding protein Raly isoform X1 — MSLKIQTSNVTNKNDPKSINSRVFIGNLNTAVVKKSDVETIFSKYGRVAGCSVHKGYAFVQYANERHARAAVLGENGRVLAGQTLDINMAGEPKPNRPKGLKRAATAIYSGYSFDYDYYQDYFYARLFDYRGRLSPVPVPRAVPVKRPRVTVPLVRRVKTTIPVKLFARSTAITTGSTKIKLKSSELQTIKTELTQIKSNIDALLGRLEQIAEEQKANPDGKKKGDSSSSGGGGSSGGGSSGGSGNVGGGGGSGGGSGSSSSSRPLAPQEDTASEAGTPQGEVQTRDDGDEEGLLTHSEEELEHSQDTDAEDGALQ; from the exons ATGTCCTTGAAGATCCAGACCAGCAATGTAACCAACAAGAACGACCCCAAGTCCATCAACTCTCGGGTCTTCATTGGAAACCTGAACACAGCTGTGGTAAAGAAGTCAGATGTGGAGACCATCTTTTCCAAGTATGGCCGTGTGGCTGGCTGTTCTGTGCACAAAGGCTATGCCTTCGTCCAGTACGCCAATGAGCGCCATGCCCGGGCAGCTGTGTTGGGGGAGAATGGGCGAGTACTGGCTGGACAGACCCTGG acataaacatggCTGGAGAGCCCAAGCCTAATAGACCCAAGGGGCTAAAGAGAGCAGCCACTGCCATATACAG TGGCTACAGCTTTGACTATGATTACTACCAAGACTACTTCTATGCCAG GCTGTTTGATTATCGAGGCCGCCTTTCTCCAGTGCCTGTGCCCAGGGCAGTTCCAGTGAAGCGACCCCGTGTCACTGTCCCTTTGGTTCGCCGTGTCAAAACTACAATACCTGTCAAGCTCTTTGCTCGTTCCACAGCCATCACTACAGGCTCAACCAAAATCAAAT TGAAGAGCAGTGAGCTACAGACCATCAAAACAGAGCTGACACAGATCAAGTCCAACATCGATGCCCTGTTGGGTCGCTTGGAACAGATTGCTGAGGAGCAAAAGGCCAACCCAG ATGGCAAGAAGAAGGGTGACAGCAGCAGTAGTGGAGGAGGGGGCAGCAGTGGCGGTGGCAGCAGTGGCGGCAGTGGCAATgttggtggtggcggcggcagtggcggtggcagtggaagcagcagcagcagccggcCACTGGCCCCCCAAGAAGATACAGCTTCTGAGGCAGGCACACCCCAAGGAGAAGTCCAAACTcgagatgatggtgatgaggagGGACTGCTAACACATAGTGAGGAGGAGCTG GAGCATAGCCAGGACACAGATGCAGAAGATGGGGCCTTGCAGTAA